The following proteins are co-located in the Choristoneura fumiferana chromosome 23, NRCan_CFum_1, whole genome shotgun sequence genome:
- the LOC141441137 gene encoding ATPase family AAA domain-containing protein 2B-like, with translation MSYISPEALKVRPHAVVDARFERHFCSTPPPPPRESAEQIARRKRKEDYKLRELRIFLRDICRKLASNRRFYKFTKPVDLEEVTDYLDIIKQPMDLETMMTKVDIHKYNCAKEFLDDIDLICANALEYNPDRTSSDKQIRHEACSLRDHAHALIDVEMDSDFELECQEIARRRNDEGTAADNDLPDFIYTASNLARLDSTTEGKNQRTPLDKECVKRKRRRINAWSKGLVVKRQKTQKSFKESILQITDEESKENKPMITSTPMTNGASSSGSDDDAPLRPRADDALHPTGAANNLRDSPAKSTEKAPAKSSPKKRNSGHETSSRDPEKVLINKTELDNILYKNAKALRAIGLEALLDLHAQLSAVLRQFSHTHDRTKLPVEYHNVVARYVQLSRK, from the exons ATGTCATACATAAGTCCTGAAGCCttaaaggtgcggccacatgcagtcgtcGACGCACGTTTCGAGCGTCACTTTTG CTCCACCCCGCCGCCTCCTCCGCGAGAGAGCGCCGAGCAGATCGCGCGGCGCAAGCGCAAAGAAGATTACAAGCTGCGCGAACTGCGGATATTCCTGCGCGACATCTGTCGGAAGCTCGCCTCCAACCGACGCTTCTACAAGTTCACCAAGCCCGTCGATCTGGAAGAG GTGACAGACTATCTGGATATAATTAAGCAGCCTATGGATCTCGAGACCATGATGACCAAAGTGGACATACACAAATACAACTGCGCCAAAGAGTTTCTGGACGACATTGATCTCATCTGTGCGAATGCACTCGAATACAATCCGGACAG AACGTCGTCCGACAAGCAGATACGTCACGAGGCGTGCTCGCTGCGCGATCATGCGCACGCGCTGATCGACGTGGAAATGGACAGCGACTTCGAGCTAGAATGCCAGGAGATCGCGCGGAGGCGCAACGATGAGGGCACTGCCGCTGACAATGATCTGCCTGACTTTATATATACCGCTTCTAACTTGG CACGTCTGGACAGCACGACGGAAGGCAAAAACCAGCGGACACCGCTCGATAAGGAATGTGTGAAACGCAAGCGACGACGCATCAACGCCTGGTCGAAGGGGCTCGTCGTCAAACGGCAGAAAACGCAAAAG AGTTTTAAAGAGTCGATACTGCAAATCACCGATGAGGAGTCTAAGGAGAACAAGCCTATGATCACTTCGACGCCGATGACCAACGGCGCCTCCAGCTCGGGCTCCGATGACGACGCGCCGCTGCGGCCGCGCGCTGACGACGCGCTGCACCCAACCGGCGCCGCTAACAATCTAAGGGACAG CCCAGCGAAGTCAACAGAAAAAGCGCCAGCAAAATCATCACCAAAGAAACGAAATTCAGGGCACGAAACATCCAGTAGGG atccGGAAAAAGTACTGATAAATAAGACTGAACTAGATAACATTCTATATAAGAACGCGAAAGCCTTGCGCGCTATCGGCCTAGAAGCCTTGTTGGACCTCCACGCTCAGCTGAGTGCGGTACTGCGTCAGTTCTCGCACACGCACGACAGAACCAAGCTGCCGGTCGAGTACCATAACGTGGTCGCCAGGTACGTGCAGCTGAGCAGAAAGTGA